A genomic window from Flavobacterium azooxidireducens includes:
- the trmD gene encoding tRNA (guanosine(37)-N1)-methyltransferase TrmD, protein MRIDIITVLPELLRSPFEASILKRAIDKGLVEVHVHNLRDYTTNKQKSVDDYQFGGGAGMVMSIQPIDDCIAKLKSERDYDEVIYMSPDGETLNQKMANSMSMLHNIIILCGHYKGVDQRVRDHFITKEISIGDYVLSGGELGAAVLSDAIIRLIPGVLSNETSALTDSFQDNLLSGPIYTRPAEYKGWKVPDVLLSGNFAEIDKWRENQAYEHTKNRRPDLLEE, encoded by the coding sequence ATGCGAATTGATATTATCACGGTTTTGCCTGAGCTTTTACGAAGTCCGTTTGAGGCATCGATTTTGAAACGTGCTATTGATAAGGGTTTGGTGGAAGTGCACGTGCATAATTTGCGTGATTATACGACCAACAAGCAGAAAAGTGTGGACGATTATCAGTTTGGCGGTGGTGCCGGAATGGTAATGTCGATTCAGCCGATTGACGATTGTATTGCGAAATTGAAGAGCGAACGTGACTATGACGAGGTGATTTATATGTCGCCAGATGGTGAAACGCTGAATCAGAAAATGGCGAATTCAATGTCGATGTTGCATAATATTATAATTCTTTGTGGACATTATAAAGGCGTTGACCAACGGGTTCGGGATCATTTTATTACGAAAGAAATCTCGATTGGTGATTATGTGCTTTCAGGCGGCGAATTGGGTGCGGCTGTTTTGAGTGATGCGATTATTCGGTTAATTCCGGGTGTTTTGAGTAATGAAACGTCGGCTTTAACGGATAGTTTTCAGGATAATTTACTGTCGGGACCAATTTATACGCGTCCGGCAGAATACAAAGGATGGAAAGTGCCTGATGTTTTATTGAGTGGAAATTTTGCCGAAATTGATAAATGGCGTGAAAATCAAGCGTATGAACATACGAAGAATAGAAGGCCGGATTTGTTGGAGGAATAG
- a CDS encoding NADP-dependent isocitrate dehydrogenase: protein MMSKSKIIYTITDEAPMLATHSFLPIVKAFTAPAAISVETRDISLAGRIIANFAEYLKEDQRINNDLAELGQLATTPEANIIKLPNISASVPQLKEAIAEVQKLGYAIPDFVENPQTEEEKTIKAKYAKVLGSAVNPVLREGNSDRRAPKAVKNYARKHPHSMGAWSADSKTHVAHMTGGDFYGSEQSVSIPEATTFKIVFEAKDGTTKILKDTTPLKAGEIIDSSVMNLKSLKQFIANEIEDAKAKNVLFSVHLKATMMKVSDPIIFGAIVDVFFADVFEKYAELFKELGVNTKNGLGDVYDKISGHPKQTEVEAALTEAMAKGPAIAMVNSDKGITNLHVPSDVIVDASMPAMIRTSGQMWNKEGKPQDTKAIIPDRCYAGIYTATINFCKKHGAFDPKTMGSVPNVGLMAQAAEEYGSHDKTFQMAEYGTVKVINGEGAVLMQQAVEKGDIFRMCQVKDAPIQDWVKLAVNRARLSNTPAVFWLDDNRAHDRQIIERVNLYLKNHDTSGLDIQILNPIDATTFTLERIIKGLDTISVTGNVLRDYLTDLFPILEVGTSAKMLSIVPLMNGGGLFETGAGGSAPKHVEQFIEEGYLRWDSLGEFLALGVSLEHLGQSLNNAKALVLSETLDLATEKFLETDKSPARKVGQIDNRGSHFYLAFYWAQALAEQNKDEELKNLFTPIAKELTENEAKINDELIGSQGKKQEIGGYYKPDFKLLEKAMRPSSTLNAVLAKLN from the coding sequence ATCATGTCAAAATCCAAAATTATTTATACAATTACGGATGAAGCTCCTATGCTTGCTACTCATTCTTTTTTACCTATTGTAAAAGCCTTCACAGCTCCTGCAGCCATATCCGTTGAAACCCGAGATATTTCGTTAGCCGGAAGAATTATTGCTAATTTTGCTGAATATCTGAAAGAAGACCAACGAATCAACAACGATTTAGCCGAATTAGGTCAACTAGCAACAACTCCTGAAGCTAATATTATCAAACTCCCAAACATATCCGCTTCTGTTCCTCAATTAAAAGAAGCGATTGCAGAAGTACAAAAATTAGGGTATGCCATTCCTGATTTTGTTGAAAATCCACAAACCGAAGAGGAGAAAACCATCAAAGCTAAATATGCTAAAGTATTAGGTTCTGCAGTGAATCCGGTTCTACGTGAAGGAAATTCAGATCGTCGTGCTCCGAAAGCAGTTAAAAATTACGCTCGTAAACATCCGCACAGTATGGGTGCTTGGAGTGCCGATTCTAAAACGCACGTTGCTCATATGACCGGTGGCGATTTTTATGGTAGTGAGCAATCGGTTTCGATACCCGAAGCAACTACTTTCAAAATTGTTTTTGAAGCAAAAGATGGAACAACTAAAATATTAAAAGATACTACGCCTTTAAAAGCAGGTGAAATTATTGATAGTTCTGTAATGAACTTGAAATCATTAAAACAATTTATTGCCAATGAAATTGAAGATGCAAAGGCGAAGAATGTTTTGTTTTCAGTCCATTTAAAAGCAACAATGATGAAGGTTTCCGACCCAATTATTTTCGGAGCGATTGTAGATGTTTTCTTTGCAGATGTTTTTGAAAAATATGCCGAGCTGTTTAAAGAATTAGGTGTAAATACTAAAAATGGTTTAGGTGATGTGTATGATAAAATTTCCGGACATCCAAAACAAACGGAAGTTGAAGCTGCTTTAACGGAAGCAATGGCAAAAGGCCCAGCGATTGCGATGGTGAATTCGGATAAAGGAATTACTAATCTTCACGTTCCTTCAGATGTAATTGTAGATGCTTCGATGCCGGCGATGATTAGAACTTCCGGTCAAATGTGGAACAAGGAAGGAAAACCTCAAGATACTAAAGCGATTATTCCGGACAGATGTTATGCCGGAATTTATACCGCTACAATTAATTTTTGTAAAAAACACGGGGCTTTTGACCCAAAAACAATGGGAAGTGTTCCTAACGTTGGTTTGATGGCTCAAGCTGCGGAAGAATATGGTTCGCACGACAAAACCTTTCAAATGGCTGAGTATGGAACAGTGAAAGTGATTAATGGTGAAGGTGCTGTGCTGATGCAACAAGCAGTTGAAAAAGGCGATATCTTCAGAATGTGTCAAGTGAAAGACGCTCCTATTCAAGATTGGGTAAAATTAGCCGTAAACCGTGCAAGATTATCCAACACGCCTGCTGTTTTTTGGTTGGATGACAATAGAGCTCACGACAGACAAATTATTGAAAGAGTAAATTTATATTTAAAAAATCACGATACAAGCGGATTAGATATTCAAATATTAAATCCAATTGATGCAACTACTTTTACATTAGAAAGAATAATCAAAGGATTAGACACTATTTCAGTAACCGGAAACGTTTTACGTGACTACTTAACCGATTTATTTCCGATTTTAGAAGTTGGAACTTCGGCTAAAATGTTATCCATCGTTCCGTTAATGAATGGCGGTGGATTATTTGAAACCGGTGCCGGTGGTTCTGCTCCAAAACACGTGGAACAATTTATCGAGGAAGGTTATTTACGTTGGGATTCATTAGGCGAATTCTTAGCTCTAGGTGTTTCGTTAGAACATTTAGGCCAGTCGTTGAATAATGCAAAAGCGTTGGTTCTTTCAGAAACGTTAGATTTGGCCACAGAAAAATTCTTAGAAACAGATAAATCTCCCGCCCGAAAAGTAGGTCAGATTGACAACAGAGGTTCACATTTTTACTTGGCATTCTATTGGGCTCAGGCTTTAGCAGAACAAAATAAAGATGAAGAATTAAAAAACCTCTTCACTCCTATTGCCAAAGAATTAACTGAAAATGAAGCTAAAATCAATGATGAATTGATTGGTTCGCAAGGCAAAAAACAAGAAATCGGTGGTTATTATAAACCTGATTTTAAATTGTTAGAAAAAGCGATGCGTCCGAGTTCAACATTAAATGCTGTTTTGGCGAAGTTGAACTAA
- a CDS encoding DUF1569 domain-containing protein — protein MASIFDKNDNAVLISRINALTPETQPLWGKMNVGQMLSHCQAPIDVAFGDAKLKSNIIFLVLGRILKKKILAAPMFKKNSMTEPSFIRTGEYDFEETKAELITKVKRFADEGTACIKIEKHPFFGKMSFEEWDNLQWKHLNHHLKQFGV, from the coding sequence ATGGCTTCCATCTTTGATAAAAATGATAATGCTGTACTCATTAGCAGAATTAATGCTTTAACTCCCGAAACGCAACCTTTGTGGGGAAAAATGAATGTGGGTCAAATGCTTTCACATTGCCAAGCTCCAATTGATGTGGCTTTTGGTGATGCGAAATTAAAATCGAATATTATTTTTTTAGTGTTGGGACGAATTTTAAAAAAGAAAATATTAGCCGCACCGATGTTTAAGAAAAATTCGATGACCGAACCCAGTTTTATTAGAACCGGTGAATATGATTTTGAGGAAACCAAAGCGGAATTAATCACAAAAGTGAAACGTTTTGCTGACGAAGGAACGGCTTGTATTAAAATTGAAAAGCATCCTTTTTTTGGAAAAATGTCATTTGAAGAGTGGGATAATTTGCAATGGAAGCACTTAAATCATCATTTGAAACAATTTGGTGTTTAG
- a CDS encoding HipA family kinase — MHTNLRTVNVTRYISPLREGGSLPALAEADDDFKYVLKFRGAGHGVKALIAEFLGGQIARFLGLPVPELVFATLDEAFGRTEGDEEIQDLLQGSQGLNLGLHFLSGALTYDTAVNDCDALLASKIVWLDAYITNVDRTFKNTNLLIWKKELWLIDHGAAFYFHHSWDNWKANALTPFPLIKDHVLLPKATRLEDVNNEFTSKLNDTILREIVNQIPEDWLLWEDEGITPTEIKEVYFQFLSIRLANASVFLKQAQDVRTTLIRTTLI; from the coding sequence ATGCACACCAATTTACGAACGGTAAATGTTACCCGCTATATTAGTCCTTTGCGAGAAGGTGGTTCTTTGCCTGCTTTGGCCGAAGCCGATGATGATTTTAAGTATGTTTTAAAATTTCGTGGTGCCGGTCACGGTGTAAAAGCGTTGATTGCTGAATTTTTGGGTGGTCAAATTGCACGATTTTTGGGTTTGCCTGTTCCAGAATTAGTTTTTGCTACGCTTGATGAAGCTTTTGGAAGAACCGAAGGCGATGAGGAAATTCAAGATTTATTGCAAGGTAGTCAAGGTCTGAATTTAGGTTTGCATTTTCTTTCGGGAGCTTTGACTTATGATACGGCGGTGAATGATTGTGATGCACTTTTGGCTTCCAAAATTGTTTGGCTAGACGCGTATATTACGAATGTTGACCGCACTTTTAAGAACACCAATTTGTTGATTTGGAAAAAAGAACTTTGGTTGATTGACCACGGTGCTGCTTTTTATTTTCATCATTCGTGGGATAATTGGAAAGCCAATGCGTTGACTCCTTTTCCATTGATTAAAGACCACGTTTTATTACCGAAAGCGACTCGTTTAGAGGATGTAAACAACGAATTTACATCAAAATTAAACGATACTATTTTACGTGAAATTGTAAATCAAATTCCTGAAGATTGGTTACTTTGGGAAGATGAAGGTATAACTCCGACTGAAATAAAAGAAGTTTATTTTCAATTTTTGTCCATTCGATTGGCCAATGCCTCCGTATTTTTAAAACAAGCACAAGATGTCCGCACCACACTTATCCGCACCACACTTATATGA
- a CDS encoding DUF3037 domain-containing protein yields MSAPHLSAPHLYEYTVIRVVPRVEREEFINIGLMLFCKHQKYLRIQYEIPDEKVRFLDAEFDLSQLKINLEAFSKICSGKKDGGPIASFDMAERFRWLTAVKSSSIQTSRPHTGLSFDLDETFERLYAELVL; encoded by the coding sequence ATGTCCGCACCACACTTATCCGCACCACACTTATATGAGTACACCGTAATTCGCGTTGTACCGAGGGTGGAACGTGAGGAATTCATTAATATTGGGTTGATGCTTTTTTGCAAACATCAAAAATATTTGCGGATTCAATATGAAATTCCGGATGAAAAAGTTCGTTTTTTGGATGCTGAATTTGATTTATCTCAACTGAAAATAAATTTGGAAGCTTTTTCAAAAATCTGCTCCGGCAAAAAAGACGGTGGTCCTATTGCCTCTTTTGATATGGCAGAACGATTTAGATGGTTAACCGCAGTGAAGAGTTCGAGTATTCAAACATCAAGACCTCATACGGGTTTGAGTTTTGATTTGGATGAAACTTTTGAACGATTGTATGCGGAGTTGGTGTTATGA
- a CDS encoding RNA polymerase sigma factor, translating into MHRDAQRKVYEHMGPKLYQLCKRYLKKEEEIEEALADAFFTIFTKIDQLKEDHAFEAWARKITVNQCLLTLRKNVNFNLYLEDVKLSSQPTTDEITDLEEEDLLNLLQLIPDGCKAIFNLFVIEGYSHKEIALQLGISEGTSKSQLNASKTKLKELVNNFYYQKAK; encoded by the coding sequence ATGCACCGAGACGCCCAGCGGAAGGTGTATGAGCACATGGGACCCAAATTGTATCAGTTATGCAAACGGTATCTCAAAAAAGAGGAAGAAATAGAAGAAGCTTTGGCCGATGCATTCTTTACTATTTTCACCAAAATTGATCAATTAAAAGAAGACCACGCGTTTGAAGCTTGGGCTCGAAAAATCACAGTCAATCAGTGTTTACTCACGTTGCGAAAAAATGTGAATTTTAATTTGTATTTAGAAGATGTCAAATTATCCTCGCAACCCACAACGGACGAAATTACTGATTTGGAAGAGGAAGATTTACTCAACCTGCTTCAACTGATTCCCGACGGATGCAAAGCCATCTTTAATTTGTTTGTAATTGAAGGCTATTCACACAAAGAAATTGCACTGCAATTAGGTATTTCAGAAGGTACTTCAAAATCACAATTGAACGCTTCAAAAACCAAATTGAAAGAGTTAGTGAACAATTTTTATTATCAAAAGGCAAAATAG
- a CDS encoding Gfo/Idh/MocA family oxidoreductase codes for MTPIKTALLAYGLSGKIFHAPFLATNKGFELYAVLERNNQKAKNDFPDVKSYASLEELLADNSIELVVVNTPNNTHFELAKQCLQAKKHVLLEKPATATPEEFLELMTISKSINKQLLIYQNRRWSSDICTAKEIIKSGKLGNIVEVHLRFDRFRPTISAKGFKENELPGSGILYDLGSHLIDQAISIFGKPKKHYIQKGMYRNGTIVDDYAFVHLLFENQVNAFITVSLHVLDVLPGIVIHGTKGSFIKDFCDEQENQLMAGMAPNHPDFGLELENKVGKLTYVDENNNTIVERIPSQKGNFNGLFDEVFDCIRNGKPFSVRNEEILEQIRILNDRQL; via the coding sequence ATGACCCCCATCAAAACTGCCCTTCTAGCCTACGGACTTTCCGGCAAAATTTTTCACGCTCCTTTTTTAGCAACGAATAAAGGTTTTGAATTGTATGCCGTTTTAGAACGAAATAACCAAAAAGCAAAAAATGATTTTCCGGATGTGAAAAGTTATGCTTCGTTAGAAGAACTTTTGGCTGATAATTCAATTGAATTGGTAGTTGTGAATACGCCCAACAACACGCATTTTGAATTGGCTAAGCAATGTTTGCAAGCAAAAAAGCACGTACTATTAGAAAAACCAGCAACGGCAACACCTGAAGAATTTTTGGAATTGATGACGATTTCAAAATCGATTAACAAACAACTTTTAATTTATCAAAATCGACGTTGGAGCAGTGATATTTGTACTGCAAAAGAAATTATAAAATCAGGTAAATTAGGAAATATTGTTGAAGTTCATTTGCGTTTTGATCGTTTTCGCCCGACTATTAGTGCGAAAGGATTTAAAGAAAATGAATTGCCCGGAAGCGGAATTTTATATGATTTAGGTTCGCATTTAATTGATCAAGCGATTTCAATTTTTGGCAAACCGAAAAAGCATTATATACAAAAAGGAATGTATCGAAATGGCACTATAGTGGATGATTATGCGTTTGTGCATCTTTTGTTTGAGAATCAGGTGAATGCTTTTATAACTGTGAGTTTGCACGTACTTGATGTTCTTCCAGGAATTGTGATTCACGGCACAAAAGGAAGTTTCATTAAAGATTTTTGTGACGAGCAAGAAAATCAATTGATGGCAGGAATGGCTCCGAATCATCCTGATTTTGGATTGGAATTGGAAAACAAAGTGGGAAAATTGACTTATGTTGATGAAAATAATAATACAATTGTAGAACGAATTCCATCTCAAAAAGGAAATTTTAATGGTTTATTTGATGAAGTGTTTGATTGTATTCGGAATGGAAAACCGTTTTCTGTTAGGAATGAGGAGATTTTGGAGCAGATTAGAATATTGAATGATAGACAATTGTAA
- a CDS encoding peptidylprolyl isomerase, with protein sequence MENGIYAKFNTTKGTILVKLTHDKTPGTVGNFVGLAEGQLENDAKPMGKPYYDGLKFHRVISDFMIQGGCPQGQGTGGPGYQFDDEFHPDLRHDAPGVLSMANSGPGSNGSQFFITHVATPWLDKKHSVFGNVVEGQDVVDAIAQGDVLETLEIVRVGEEAQKWNAIEAFRTFEGSREKRIAEEKQKAEQALEKLAAGFEKTESGLRYKIIQKGNGKQAEKGKTVSVHYSGSLENGVVFDSSYKRKQPIDFPLGKGHVIEGWDEGIQLLQVGDKARFVIPSYLGYGSRGAGGVIPPDATLIFDVELMEVK encoded by the coding sequence ATGGAAAACGGAATATACGCTAAATTCAATACCACAAAAGGTACTATTTTAGTAAAACTTACACACGATAAAACACCTGGTACAGTTGGAAACTTTGTTGGCTTAGCCGAAGGACAATTAGAAAACGACGCCAAACCAATGGGAAAACCGTATTATGATGGATTAAAATTCCACAGAGTGATTTCCGATTTTATGATCCAAGGTGGATGCCCACAAGGACAAGGAACCGGCGGACCGGGTTATCAATTTGACGATGAATTTCACCCTGATTTACGTCACGATGCACCAGGCGTTTTGTCGATGGCAAATTCCGGACCGGGTTCAAACGGTTCACAATTTTTCATCACACACGTGGCAACACCGTGGTTAGATAAAAAACATTCTGTTTTTGGAAATGTTGTGGAAGGCCAAGATGTTGTTGATGCAATTGCTCAAGGTGATGTGTTAGAAACCCTTGAAATCGTTAGAGTAGGCGAGGAAGCTCAAAAATGGAATGCCATCGAAGCATTCAGAACATTTGAAGGCTCACGTGAAAAAAGAATTGCAGAAGAAAAACAAAAAGCAGAACAAGCATTAGAAAAATTAGCCGCCGGTTTCGAAAAAACAGAAAGTGGTTTACGTTATAAAATCATCCAAAAAGGAAATGGAAAACAAGCTGAAAAAGGAAAAACTGTTTCGGTTCATTATTCAGGCTCTTTAGAAAACGGAGTAGTTTTCGATTCATCATACAAAAGAAAACAACCAATCGATTTCCCACTCGGAAAAGGTCACGTAATCGAAGGCTGGGACGAAGGAATTCAATTATTACAAGTGGGAGATAAAGCTCGTTTTGTCATTCCTTCGTATTTAGGTTATGGTTCTCGTGGAGCCGGTGGCGTAATTCCACCTGATGCTACGTTGATTTTTGATGTGGAGTTGATGGAGGTGAAGTAG
- the rplS gene encoding 50S ribosomal protein L19 has protein sequence MADLMKFVQDEFVTKKDFPEFGAGDTITVYYEIKEGEKTRTQFFKGVVIQRRGSGATETFTIRKMSGAVGVERIFPVNMPALQKVEVNQRGKVRRARIFYFRDLTGKKAKIKERRR, from the coding sequence ATGGCAGATTTAATGAAATTCGTTCAAGACGAGTTTGTTACAAAAAAAGACTTTCCGGAATTCGGAGCAGGTGATACTATCACTGTTTATTATGAAATTAAAGAGGGTGAAAAAACAAGAACCCAGTTCTTTAAAGGAGTTGTAATTCAAAGAAGAGGATCAGGTGCAACAGAAACGTTCACTATCCGTAAAATGTCAGGAGCTGTTGGTGTGGAAAGAATTTTCCCGGTTAATATGCCTGCACTTCAAAAAGTAGAAGTTAACCAAAGAGGTAAAGTTAGAAGAGCTCGTATTTTCTACTTCAGAGACCTTACAGGTAAAAAAGCAAAAATCAAAGAAAGAAGAAGATAA
- a CDS encoding O-acetyl-ADP-ribose deacetylase, which translates to MNRIIVEKGDITKIEVDAIVNAANTSLLGGGGVDGAIHRAGGSNILEDCRKIIAKQGGCKVGEAVITTAGKLPSKFVIHTVGPVWNGGNKKENEKLENCYLNSLKLAIENNCKTIAFPSISTGIYKFPKDKAAKIAIKTIKDFLETENTIEKIILVSFDDENFNILKNELESIEN; encoded by the coding sequence ATGAATAGAATTATTGTAGAAAAAGGAGATATCACTAAAATTGAAGTTGATGCTATTGTGAATGCAGCAAATACTTCATTATTAGGTGGCGGTGGTGTTGATGGTGCAATTCATAGAGCAGGTGGAAGTAATATTTTAGAAGATTGTCGAAAAATTATAGCTAAACAAGGAGGTTGCAAAGTTGGCGAAGCGGTTATTACAACAGCCGGAAAACTTCCTTCAAAATTTGTAATTCACACTGTGGGACCGGTTTGGAACGGAGGAAACAAAAAAGAAAATGAAAAACTCGAAAACTGTTACCTTAATTCTCTAAAATTAGCGATTGAAAATAATTGCAAAACAATAGCTTTTCCCAGTATTAGTACAGGAATTTATAAATTCCCAAAAGATAAAGCTGCAAAAATTGCAATTAAAACAATAAAAGACTTTTTAGAAACTGAAAATACTATTGAAAAAATAATCCTTGTAAGTTTTGATGATGAAAATTTTAATATTCTAAAAAATGAATTGGAAAGCATTGAAAACTAA
- a CDS encoding superoxide dismutase: MKKLILSALIVSTLLSCNNSKKLEEVVEVPLPETEEVVTEMGNPADVKVDEGGAFEMIALPYAYNALEPHIDAKTMEIHFSKHHLAYANNLNKAIAGTEMANMSIEDIFKKLDLENKAVRNNGGGYYNHNFFWEIMASNKGGEPTGAVAEAITKDFGSFADFKTQFVDAAMKQFGSGWAWLIVDKTGKLAITTTANQDNPLMTKLGNTGTPILAVDVWEHAYYLKHQNKRKDYLEGFFNVINWDKVTEKYTAATAVK, from the coding sequence ATGAAAAAATTAATTTTATCTGCTTTAATTGTCTCAACCTTATTAAGTTGTAACAACAGCAAAAAATTAGAAGAAGTAGTTGAAGTTCCACTACCGGAAACAGAAGAAGTAGTAACAGAAATGGGCAACCCTGCCGATGTAAAAGTGGATGAAGGTGGAGCGTTTGAAATGATTGCTTTACCTTATGCATACAATGCTTTGGAGCCACATATTGATGCAAAAACCATGGAAATTCATTTTTCAAAGCATCATTTGGCTTATGCTAACAATTTGAACAAAGCCATTGCCGGAACAGAAATGGCTAATATGTCTATTGAAGATATCTTTAAAAAATTAGACCTAGAAAACAAAGCGGTTAGAAATAACGGTGGTGGATATTATAACCACAATTTCTTTTGGGAAATAATGGCATCCAACAAAGGTGGAGAGCCAACCGGTGCTGTTGCCGAAGCTATCACAAAAGATTTTGGAAGTTTTGCTGATTTTAAAACGCAATTTGTTGATGCAGCTATGAAACAATTCGGTTCAGGTTGGGCTTGGTTAATTGTTGATAAAACAGGTAAGTTAGCTATTACAACAACTGCGAATCAAGACAATCCGTTAATGACAAAATTAGGAAATACCGGAACGCCAATTTTAGCTGTTGATGTTTGGGAACATGCTTATTATCTAAAACACCAAAACAAAAGAAAAGATTACTTAGAAGGTTTCTTCAACGTAATTAACTGGGATAAAGTAACTGAAAAATATACGGCAGCAACTGCTGTGAAATAA